CGATCCGTAAATAGGGAAGCCCAACATTTACTGATATGCTGCATGATTGCTTCTTTGCCGATGATATTTAAATAGGTGTCTTGTTGACCAGCAAAAGAGGCATGTGGCAAATCTTCAGCAGTCGCACTAGAACGCACTGCATAAGCATGTTCATCACCAAACTGGGAGAGATAGTGTGTTACTGCTTTCACAACATCGGAAGGAATTTCTACTTCCATAATGATTTGTCGAATCTTCCGGCTGATTTCACCAATTTGATCCCGATCTTCTACTTTTAGCATTGTTAGTCGATCCAACAAAGCATGATACGTTTCGTTTTGTTCGATGGCTTTTTGATATCCAACTGTTGTAACACAAAATCCTTCTGGTACTTGTATTCCTTCAATTTTAGATAATTCTCCTAAATTTAACCCTTTACCGCCAACGAGCAAAATCTCCGTTTTTTCCATTTCCTGAAAACCGAGAACCAAAGAACTCATTCTTTATCTCTCCTAACTTTTACATTTCTTTATTTATTGTATTTTAGCAGTAGCAAATAAGAATAAATAGTCTATATTTACCATTTTTTGTATGCTATAATTAAATTAGGAAGAGTAGAGTTCAATTTTCAAAAAATAGCTAGATCTTACCGTGCAGTAACTTGATAACCCGGTTCATCCCCTTGAAAGTAGCCCACATACCTTTTAGCCCACAATGAATATGATTAAATCCATTTTTTTTATCTAATCTGTTTATTTTCCCCAAAATACCTTGTATTAATATGAGATATCAAGCTCTTATTAAACAAACCTACGCCGTTTGTGTAAGATGAACATCCCTCCAATTATTTCCACATTAGGAGCTATTACTTTTTATTGTGGTAAAAACGCCTTGCCTTTGCACGATTCCCGCAATCTGCCATAGAACACCAGCGCCTGCTACGATTGCGGCTTGTATCCAAAAACAACCAACCACATGGATCCCCTTCACACTTTTTCACCCTACTTAGTTCTTTTTCAGAAATGAGAATGTTTACAGTAGATTGAACAATCGGTGGGAGCATTCCGTCTAACGTTTCTTCACGATTCAGAAAATCCAAAGAAAATTTATTTTCCTCAGGTACTATTCGCATCATTTTATAAGCGTTGACTAAAGCGCTATTCAAAATTGAGAGATCCTTTGAGGTTGGCCTTTTTTCATTTGAGATCGAACTAAATATTTGGAAGATAGACTCTCGCAGCTCAATAGCTTGTTGGAGAACCTTTTTTGCCTCGGAAGGTCTTTCTTCCGCTTTTTTGAGTAATAAAAGCGATTGTTGCTTCTTAAGAATATCAGCATGCAAACACCAGTTTACTAACTTCTCATAACTTGTCAGCCACTCCTGGGATTGCTTACTATCGTGCCAACTAACGGTATTTGCAAAATCCAAACATAAACGCTCCCCAATCAAATCATGCGTGTACACATCTTTATCTTTATTTAAATCGGCCATCCTACCTTACTCCTTTATTTTTCTCGTAATGTTATCAGATTCGGGCCACCCTTGAAGAATGTCAAAAGTCTCTAGGTCACCTCTTTGGATCCGAATTTTATTATAACCATCATAAATGATATTGACAGTTAAAATCAAATCCTTTATGATATAACCACCTAAATATATTTAGAGGGTTATATCACTCTGATAACCGCCATCGTTTCTTATGTTTTATGAAGCCTATGAGACTATTTAACTGGAGGTAATAAAATGAATGAGTTGTTGATTTTATCAGTTAAAACACTTTTGAAGGAAACTTTTGAGGGGCCACCTGAAAAGGGGAGTTGGTTTACTGAATCAAAGCCTGACAGCGGACTTTTTGGAACTGTTGAAAAAATAACTGCTACCGAAGCGTCTATTCCGGTTCACGGAACAACAATTGCTGCTCATTTAGAACATACGCGTTTTTATCTATGGGGCACAATCAATATTTTTGATGGAAATATACCCAAAATAAACTGGCAAGATAGTTGGAAAATCACTTCAGTGGATCAGCAGCATTGGGGTCAGATTCAAGAAACCCTGCGACGAGATTATAAAACTGTTTTAGAAAAAATCGATTCAGTTGACTGGGATGAATTTAAAGCAAATGAGGTGCTGGGCGCTATAGCACACTCAGCCTATCACCTTGGAGCAATAAGGCAAATGGTAAAAATCATTAAGGCATAAGGACTAGGATAAGATCCCAAGCTTAATAGAAATTTGGCGTACTCAGGAGGGATACCATGACTGATTACTACTATCGTTATCAAGTTAATGACATAAATAGTACCCTTGATTTTGCTAATCGCGAGGCTTGGAAATACGAATCTATTTATAAATATTCTCCACTATTTTCTTATAAACATCTATTCAACATTCTTCTCAAAAGAAGAAATCATAAAAACAATAGTGGAAAGTAACATCATTTTTACTACTAGCAAAGTTGCACATTTTTGATCACATATAAAAAAGATACCAACGCTGGTGAACGATAGAATCTCTAAAAAGCACAAGTAATATTTCGGGTAACGCGGCAGTCCAGAATTAAGTCTCATCTTCTGGACTGACCACTATTTTATCCTCTAATATCAGGTTGTGAAAGATATCCTGATAAAACAGTTATCTACAATCTTTAAGTTTCGATCTTGATTTATCCTGCGAAGGTCTTATAAACAAAAAAGTACACCACTATATACAAGTGATGTACTAATTTTTTATTATGTGTGACATTAAAGACAAGTTACTATTATCATAATAAATACATAAATTCACTTATCTTTAATTTTACAAAGTAGGTAGCTGTTAATTACTTTATTTTTTCGTTTTCTATATTGTGTAACACACATTACTTTTGATAGTTCAGGTTCCAAGTAATTCCGTAAGCGTCCTTGACAAGTGCGTATCTTGCTCCCCAGAATGTATCCTGCAATTCCATCAAAATTGTTCCATTTTCCTTTAAACGATCATATAGACGTTGAAGTTCATCTTCATTTTCAGGTTCGATGACTACTGATACGTTGCTTTCTTTTGGAACACTTTGTCCTGGGAAAGTATCAGACACCATGAAAACCATATCTCCTTTTTTGAAGTAAGCATGCATAATCCGATCATCCGCTTCTGACGGAGTCTCGAACTCAGCATCTCCGAACGTCATCGATTCAACTACTTCTCCTCCAAAAACATCCGTATAGAACTCCAGTGCTGCTTTTCCATCCCCGTCGAACGTAAAATAAGGTGTAAGGTGTTTCAATGCAATCACTCTCCTGAAATTATCAAATTTTTACCACTAACTTCATTATAATGCCAAAACACGAATAACACAAGAACATTTGTTCTTATTTCAGTAAAAAATTTACACTTTCCCACTAAATCACCGATAAATTTCAGATTTGCACCGATATCACTCAAATTTGTCCCGATATTCAACCCTTACAAAAAGAAAAAACTGCCACAGCTGTAGCAGTTATACTATCGTTCAATTATACTAATTCGCGATCCCAGTGGCGGTGTTCAGCAATCACTCCAAGGAATTCGTTTGTAAATTCGTTAATGTCTTTACCAAGTACGACACCTGGACTCTTGTCAAACTCCATCTTATTAAGCCACTTCGTTCCTTCATGAGTCGCACCGATCGGTTTGAAATGCATGAATGCCTCGTTGATGAAGTAGGCTGCATCATTATAGAATTTCTTACTCTCATTTTTTCCACCTACTGCGTAAACCGCATCGAACAAGACAGAATCAGCCGTCAGAAATGTGTGATCGACTTCAAGCGCCGAACCCTCCGTCCCTTTCACGACACCAAGCTTTTCACTGATGATTTCAGGCTGTGCACCTTTATTCTTCAATCCATCCAGTACAGAAGTAACCTCTTTCCCGTTGAAGTTGTCAGCAACAATGACAGCGACTTTACGTGTATCAGGCTTTTTCTCGGTATTGTCCATGCTTAGTGCAGGAGACGATTTCGTGATAGTGGAATCCTCTCCTTGAGGCTTTTCCGCACCAATTGCTTCCGCTACCTCAGTGGCAAGTTCCATACTGACATTTGCGAACATATCAACCACTTGCTGTTGGACCGATTTACTTTCTAATTTTCCTAATTCAAAACTGAACGCTTGCTTGATATCCTCTTTTTCGTGCTTGCTCATACTGTTCCAGAACAAGGTTGCTTGTGAGAAGTGGTCCTTGAAGCTATCACTTCTAGCGCGAATTTTGTGCCCTTCGACTTTTTCCTGGTAGTGCTTGAAGCCGCCTTCTTCTTCACTTGCTGGTTCCGGGGTGTTTTGAGCAAGCGAATTTTTATGATAGCTGACTTGTCC
The DNA window shown above is from Alkalihalobacillus sp. TS-13 and carries:
- a CDS encoding CGNR zinc finger domain-containing protein; its protein translation is MADLNKDKDVYTHDLIGERLCLDFANTVSWHDSKQSQEWLTSYEKLVNWCLHADILKKQQSLLLLKKAEERPSEAKKVLQQAIELRESIFQIFSSISNEKRPTSKDLSILNSALVNAYKMMRIVPEENKFSLDFLNREETLDGMLPPIVQSTVNILISEKELSRVKKCEGDPCGWLFLDTSRNRSRRWCSMADCGNRAKARRFYHNKK
- a CDS encoding VOC family protein, with the protein product MIALKHLTPYFTFDGDGKAALEFYTDVFGGEVVESMTFGDAEFETPSEADDRIMHAYFKKGDMVFMVSDTFPGQSVPKESNVSVVIEPENEDELQRLYDRLKENGTILMELQDTFWGARYALVKDAYGITWNLNYQK